A single genomic interval of Octopus bimaculoides isolate UCB-OBI-ISO-001 chromosome 22, ASM119413v2, whole genome shotgun sequence harbors:
- the LOC106869928 gene encoding homeobox protein ceh-1 — protein sequence MPFLESDDTARHKSKDESLFEDTCDKDDASAMLEADDKDCDDPNKQKLKSFSSGGSDSGKAGKPRRARTAFTYEQLVALENKFKTTRYLSVCERLNLALSLNLTETQVKIWFQNRRTKWKKQNPGMDVNSPTIPPSSGSLSGFSSPYSSAAPLYAQGLHPYLQNHNLYGALGISKPIELINRL from the exons AATCCAAAGATGAATCTCTCTTCGAAGACACCTGCGACAAAGATGACGCTAGTGCCATGTTGGAAGCAGACGACAAAGACTGCGATGATCCAAACAAGCAGAAACTAAAGTCTTTTTCTTCGGGGGGTTCCGATTCTGGCAAAGCTGGCAAACCTCGTCGTGCTCGAACTGCCTTTACATACGAGCAGTTGGTAGCATTGGAGAACAAATTCAAGACTACACGTTACCTATCGGTGTGCGAACGCCTTAATTTGGCACTCTCGCTGAATCTTACGGAAACCCAGGTGAAAATTTGGTTCCAGAATCGTCGAACGAAATGGAAGAAACAGAATCCTGGAATGGACGTAAACAGTCCTACGATTCCTCCGAGCAGTGGTTCGCTTTCTGGGTTTTCTTCTCCGTATTCCAGTGCTGCCCCGTTGTATGCACAGGGCTTGCATCCTTATCTTCAAAATCACAATCTGTACGGAGCATTGG GTATTTCAAAACCGATTGAATTAATAAACAGGCTTTAG